One part of the Amaranthus tricolor cultivar Red isolate AtriRed21 chromosome 16, ASM2621246v1, whole genome shotgun sequence genome encodes these proteins:
- the LOC130802529 gene encoding secreted RxLR effector protein 161-like, with product MQHGIKLCKTMCPSSSEEFKRMNNVPYASAIGSIMYAMICTRPDVAFALSICSRYQSNPGDAHWIAAKNILKYLRRTKDKFLVYGGANELFVTGYTDASFQTDKDDFRSQSGFIFYLNGGAVSWKSSKQSSVADSTTEAEFIVAAEAAKEAVWIKKFVSELGVVPSIENGMKLYCDNEGAIAQSKEPRSHQKSKHVERKFHLIREIVGRQDVIISRVDTTDNIADPLTKPLPQPKHESHTRSMGLKHIGECL from the coding sequence ATGCAACATGGCATTAAACTTTGCAAGACTATGTGCCCATCGAGTTCAGAAGAGTTCAAGCGTATGAATAATGTTCCTTATGCTTCTGCAATAGGATCAATCATGTATGCTATGATATGTACTCGACCAGATGTTGCATTTGCTTTGAGTATATGCAGCAGATACCAGTCCAATCCAGGAGATGCACACTGGATAGCAGCGAAAAATATCCTCAAGTACTTGAGAAGGACAAAGGataaatttctggtatatggcgGAGCTAATGAGTTGTTTGTCACTGGATACACTGATGCAAGTTTCCAAACTGACAAAGATGACTTCCGATCCCAATCTGGTTTCATATTTTATCTGAATGGAGGAGCTGTGAGCTGGAAGAGCTCCAAGCAAAGTTCAGTTGCAGATTCAACAACGGAGGCTGAGTTCATAGTAGCAGCTGAAGCAGCAAAAGAGGCTGTTTGGATTAAAAAGTTCGTTAGTGAACTGGGTGTAGTTCCTAGCATTGAGAATGGCATGAAGTTGTATTGTGATAACGAAGGTGCTATTGCTCAATCCAAGGAACCTAGATCTCACCAAAAATCCAAACATGTTGAAAGAAAATTCCATCTTATTCGAGAAATTGTTGGAAGACAGGATGTAATAATAAGTAGAGTTGATACCACGGATAACATAGCAGATCCGTTGACTAAACCACTCCCTCAGCCGAAGCATGAGAGTCATACTAGGTCTATGGGGCTTAAGCATATAGGAGAATGTCTTTAG